TCCGTTCTTTGATGACCTGTCATACCTTGATATGCCTTCACCACAAAGCGAAAGTTTTCCGGTGTTTCACTTACCCATTTGGAAGCATTACTTACAGGCTGCACGGCATAAAAGGACGCATCCACTTCAACTGTCAGAAAATGACTACTATATTCAGCTAATTTATCCTTTGACTTCATTTGAGGCGGGTACAGTGCGTGATGATCTCCCCACCCTGTTAAACCTATGTATATCATTAGGAACAAATCCCTCCTACCAACATGATACCATAACCATAGAATCCAGCTCGATTTTGTAATGCCCAAGTAATCCGAAGATACGACTAAAAGCTTCACATCATTTTTTCAGCACTAATTAGCAAAAACATTGGCCTGCGATTTTCATCAAACATCGCTGGATTTTTTTGTATCATTTCCTCTGTTGCGAAATTCTCTTCCACTGTTTTAATCGTAAACCCCGCATCAACTAGTGTATTTATATAGGTTGCTAGTGTACGATGATACTTTATAACATCTTCAGTCAGAAAAGGTGTATGGCGAATTCCCTCGTGTTGATAATGATCAATCGGCCAATGCAGACGATTTCCCTGCTCATCATACCACCAATCTTGTTCCGCTCTAGCAGTAAAAACAGGATGTTCTACTGAAAAAACAAACTTTCCGCCCGATGTTAAACAATCATGAACCTTTATACAAATTGCTTTAAATGCTCTCACATAATGAAACGCAAGAGAACTAAACACAACATCAAATGAGTCTGCAGCAAAGTGAATATCTTCCATTGGAATCTGTCGGTAAGCGATATGTGGGTCATCCGTTAATTCACGAGCTCTTTGTAGCATTTTTTCTGATATATCAATACCAACTGCGGAATGAGCCTGTTCCATTCTTGCATAGCGACAATGCCAGCCAAAGCCACACCCTAAATCAAGTACACGTTTATTCTTCAATTCTGGGAGCAATTTCTTTAATAATGGCCATTCCCCTGAGCCTTCCAGTCCATTTAGGGAACGTGGCATCTTTTCATATGCTGCAAAAAAGTGAGCATCATCATATTTATTTTGTTTCATAACCTATTCTCCACCCGACTTTCGATACTTATAAATCGAATGTTTCCATATAATTCTCACGTAACGATGCGGCATTATCCAGCCATTCGACCGGCTTTCCTTCTATAATCATTCCTAAAACATCCAGACAACGATGCCATCCAGCAGCAACAGAAGCACTCATAGAAGCATCGTCAAATATGTGTTCAAACAGCAAGCGACAACCATCACCTTCAGTATTCAATTCAATAGAAAGTAAGTCATCGATCTCACGGAAGGCAAAGAAATGAGGTGGATTATATTTTATTATTATTGCTTCGTAAGTCGTTCCTTCACCATCATTGAAGTAAATCTTCCCATCTATTCGCAAGTCCATCTCCCCTGTTGCAAATGGGTACCACTGTGTAAAATATTGGGGCTGCGTTACCATATCCCAAACTTTTTCAACCGAATAAGCATAATCATGTTCAAATCTTAATTTATATCGTTCATCTACTTTATGTAGAGTCCCATATGAATGCATAGCTTTCTCCTCAAATTCAAAATTTATTATAGAGATATAATTATAGATCCAATGGATTTATTCTAGGTTGTACTAATTTCCCAAACGTGACCGTCGGGATCAGCAAAGTATCCTGAATAACCCCATTCATTTGCTATTCCTTGCTTTATAACGTTACCATTAGCTAACGTTGCTCGCCTTAAAATATCGTCTACATCTTGACGACATTCTACAAAAGAACTTAGTATTAACTCATTGGAACTGGGGTTTAGATTAAGTTGACCAGTTGTAGACGCAACCTCCTCACGTGGATAGAGAACTAGCGAAAAATTTTCATCAAAAAAGAAAGCTATATGGTCCTCTCCTTTAGATACTTGATCCTCTGGCAACTGAAGGACCCCCCTATAAAAGGCCGCTGTTTTTTCAAGATGATGAACAGCTAAAGTTATAATATTGATTTTCACTTTTGGCACCCCCGAATCAGACTTATTATCGCTCTTAACAATAAATTTTAACACAAATTTTTCCGACCAACGCACCAAATTATTCAAAGCTAATCTATTACAGATATGACAAGATCATATCTAATAATCTAACCAGTGTTTCTTTACAGACTAAAAATTTTCCTTAGATAAAAAGGAATTGTGGGCATCAATCAAAATGCCACAATTCCTATTATCAAACCTTATAAGTACTTAACTCAATGAAAATTACAATCTTAAGCGTCACAGTTGCTGACTTAAAGCTTAAATCTCCTTACTAATCCATTTAACTCTTCAGCAAGCTGCGCTAATTGCTCAGAGCTTCCTGCCACCTCTTCCATAGAGCTGCTGGTTTGTTGTGTTGAAGCAGAAGTTTGCTCAACACCAGCTGCTGCTTCTTCGGAAATTGAAGCTATTTCTTCAACCGATCCGTTCATCTTCTGGCTATTGACTGCAATATCAGCTAGGTTATCGGACACTAAGTTAATACTATCCACCATCTTAGATACGGAATCACTAATCTCATGGAAGGTTTCCCCGGTAATTTTGATTTGACTTGTCCCCTGTTCAACTTCCGTATATCCATCCTTTAATGATTCTACGACAAGACTTGATTCATTTTGAATGTTGGAAACAATGCCAGTAATATCCGTAACAGAAACAGAAACTTGTTCTGCAAGCTTCCTTACTTCATCGGCTACAACAGCAAATCCTTTACCATGTTCGCCCGCTCTTGCTGCTTCAATCGCTGCATTTAATGCAAGTAGATTTGTTTGGTCAGCGATATCTCGGATTACAGAAACAAGCTGTGATATTTCTTGAGATTGTTCATCTAATCCCTCTACCTTCGTAACCGCACCTTGTACAATTTGATCAATTTTAGCCATTTGCTCGGTGGAAGAGGTCATTAATTCGCTCCCTTTAGATGTCATTCCAAGCACTTCATTTGAATACCGCTGCACACGTCCACCATTATCATGTGCTTCATCTACCTTAACCGCAAATGTACCCATAATCGATGCTAAATCACTAGCGCTGTTTGCCTGTGTCTCTGATCCTGTCGCCAGCTCTTGCATCGTAGTAGCTATCTGCTCGGAACCGGATTTTACTTCGTTCGCTGCCTGTGTTAATTCTTCACTTTGACTTGTAACAGTCTCAGACACTACATTTATTTGCGTGAGTAAATCGCGTGTATTGATAGCCATCTCATTGGTAGCTTTAACTAACTGCCCAACTTCATCTCTAGCATTTGTTCGCAGTACTTCTTGGCTTAAATCTCCATTTGCAATAAGCTTCATTCGCTCCATAACTGTTTTGATTGGTTTTGAAATTATACCCGCTGTAACAAATGCCGCTCCAATACTGAGCACAACGATTAACACAGAAGTAATAACGACAATTGTTTGTGTTTGTTCGCCATTTAAAATAATTTCCTCGCCAAGCTGGTTAATGTCATCTTCAGAGCTTTGTGCCAGCTCCTCATATCCAGCCATGATTTCACGTACAACAGGGGTTAATGCATTCAGATTCTCTGTAGCCAGCTCTGCATCCCCGCTGTCATATACATTAAATACATCCTCATCAATCGCTGTCCGCCATGCAACAGTTTTATCAATTAAATCATCAAACTCTTCCGTAACCCCAACACTTCTGGCTAGATTCTCAAATTTGATGCCCTGCTCCGTATATGCAGCAAAGCGATCTTTAAAATCACTTTCTCCGCTCAGTACGAAGCCGCGAGCAGTAGAAATCCGATTAGCCATTGTTGTTTCCATTCCCATATTTGCAATTAATTTCTGAACCTCATTTTCGATAATATCTGTTGTATTCCTATTTATCTCTTTAACTGCCATGTAATTGTACACACCTAATACAATGACTAGTAAAATAACAAACGAAAATGCAAATATGATTTTATGTTTAATACTCTTGAAGTTTAAAATCTCTTTCATTTTTTTCTCCTTTACCATTTAATAGATTAATAATATAGCTACTTTCCTCAATCTGTACCACAGCTATTAATACCTATATTGTCTATTCAAAGGGACTTCTAACTGAATTAGATTCAGAAAGTCACACAGCCTAAAAGCCCTTCAGACTAAAATTACAACACTTCTCATGCTGAAGATTGAATTTTATTAGAATAGTACCCTCCTTCAAACAATCTTCTTTATGACTCTATTCTTCAGCAAGAGCTCACGTTCGTTGATAACACAACAATTAAAAATGGCTATTCACTATACAGGAATACCCATTTTAAAAATCCATTTATATATCCAATGCTATTGCTTCATCGTTATACTTCGAACTTATAGATATACATTTACCAAGAGGAATAACAGTGCCTATCTTTTATATCGGTCTATCTATCCATTTTTTAAAGAAAAGAGATAAAAAACGCCGCTTTAATCCTATACATTTTTAACCATGCCTACTAAAGGCCTCTCGCATTTACCAGCTGAGCTTTTTAAACTTGCTCTCCATTCGGTTTAAAAACGGATGAGCGTGAGTGAATAATACGTTAGAAAACCAAAATATCAACTAGACGGATACACATTTTCGCTGACCTGCATATACTGCTATGGGCTTCGAGAAAAAAGGAGTGTTGAACAATGAATGAAAAATGGAATCTTAGTGATCCGTATGTTTATCAAGCTTTAACAGGGTTTCAAAATAAATCACTTGCCGTTCAAACGACACACGGCTCTGTACGAGGTATATTGAAGAAGGTGATGCCAGATCATATTGTAATCCATATGGGAGGATCACCATTTTATGTTCGTACAGCTCAAATAATTTGGTTTCAGCAATTAAAGGGAGAATAAGCCAAGCACCCTCCATCATATGATGACAATGGTTATTATCTATGGATGGAGGCGCAAAAACTAATGATGAAACGTGTGAATAAAATCGCCATTGAACTACCCATTCCAGAACATGGCGATATGAATGCTGCAGCAGCTGTTCAGGAATTAATGGGAGGCAAATTCGGCGAAATGTCCACCTTAAACAATTACATGTTCCAATCCTTTAATTTCCGTGGTAAAAAAAAGCTAAAGCCCTTTTATGATTTAATCGCAAGTATTACAGCGGAGGAATTTGGTCATGTTGAACTAGTAGCTAATGCTATTAATCTACTTTCTATTGGCAATACTGTACCTGGCGACCCTGACACCGCCCCACTGCAAAATGGAAAGGATGCACGTTATTCAACGCATTTTACCACCACAGCTCAAACAGCTTATCCAGGTGATGGGATGGGCAGGCCGTGGAATGGATCTTATGTAAATAACAGTGGTACTCTCGTTGAAGATCTTCTTGCCAATTATTTATTGGAAATCGGAGCAAGAAATCATAAAATGCGTGTTTACGAAATGACAACTCATCCAACCGCCTTAGAAATGATTGGTTACCTACTCGTTCGCGGAGGAACGCACGTCATTGCTTATGCAAAAGCAATCGAAGTAGCTACAGGTGTAGAAGTAGGTAAGATGCTGCCTGTTCCAAGTTTGGATAATAATCAGTTTGACTACGCAAGGAAGTTCATGGATCGAGGATTGTTTAATGTGTTGTATACATGGGGAGAACCAGAATATCGGGACATCAACCAAATATGGAAAGGGGCAAACCCTGAGACTGGTGATCCACTGCACGTAATTGATGGAATGCCTGAGGGTGCAGCAGTTCCCGATTTACCAGAGCTTCCAGAGCAATTTGCACCAGGGATTGATCGTGATGACTACCACCGTATTTTAAAACGCTTAAAGAGTAATATGTGATCTTTAAAAAACTTGATTTCCGTCAAATCTTTAGATAAATCTCTGGTTGTACTTATACAGATAGAAAATTTTATACTTTCTTCTACCAAAAATAATATAAACTAGTAGAGTCCTTTTAATCATTAAAAGGAACTCTTTTTAGCGTCATTAGATAAATACACATTGTTAGCTCTAATTATTGTAGACGTTAACAACTAACATTGAGGTTGAACGGTTTTTCGATAAACAACACGCACACCCCAAATCCCGCCAAGGAGCATGGTGAGCATGCTAAATAATAGTTTCCATATAGCCATTTGCAGTAAACCAGTCACGATAAAAGGGATATGTGCTAAAAAGTAGAGAGCGATGAATAGAACGAGAGAAAGAGCAACAACTCTTCGAAGCTTTGGTGCAAAAAACGCGCTGCAAATAATAGCTAAAGCCGTGCTAATCGTGTTCAAGTAAAGGTTATAAGCAATAAAGATAAACGGATCGTTTTCATCATATAGTCCAAATACTGGAGCCAAGCTAAATGAAAGGAATTTATTAAACAACAGGTATGTTACAAAGAAAAGGGGTATAAACAATATCCAGCGAAAGTAATTCGGTAGTTTGTCAATCAGAGACAACATAGCATACACCTCATTTTTCATTCTCTACAACTTCACCTTATCAAAAAGTGCAATAATTGTATAGATGGGATGTAAGGCGAAAAGCAGAAAGCCAGACATTCACGCTTGAGCTAGATGATGCCTTTGTTTTACTTATGCAATAGGGAAGCCGACCAATCGAACTGGTCGGCTTGGTTGTTTAGACAAGAGCTATTTCAGGTAGGGGGACCTCATTTTCACAGCGGCCATACATTAAATACTCATGAAGATTATCATAAGAGATTTCAACCATATTCGTTAACGCCTCATCTGTATAAGAACCAATGTGCGGAGTGACGAGTACTCTTGGATACAAACTAATTAATTCCTCAATCACAGGGTCAGCTAGTTTCTCTCCTGTTAATTTACGGAAGAAGAAGTCTTTTTCCCCTTCAAATACATCCGTACCATATCCACTAAGCTTATTTTCCTTAAGTGCATGTAAAATCGCTGCATGGTCTTGAATTTCTCCTCTAGACGTATTGATTAAAACTGCACCGTCCTTCATTTTATTAATGAAAGCTTCGTTAATAAAGTGATCATTTACACCTTTAAAATGTGGAACATGAGCTGATACCACGTCCGATACTGCTAATACTTCATCCAGCGGAAGATACTCTACAATCCCCCTTGCAGCTTCTGATTCATAGATGTCATAAGCTACAATACGGGCTCCTAATCCTTTAAATAGCTTAGCAGTTGTCAAACCGATTTTTCCTGTTCCTAAAATTCCAATCGTTGACTTTCTAATTTCTTTACTAAACATCATGGCATCTACCGTAAAATCCTTTTGATTTGTTTTTGCTGTTGTATATGGGATATTACGTAAAAGGTTAATCCCAAGGTTTAATGCAAGCTCTGAAATCGCATTTGGTGAATAAGCGGGAACACGAGCTACCTTTAATTCCAATTCAGCCGCTGCTTCAAGGTCAATGTGATTATAGCCAACTGTCCTTGTTAAAATATAACGAATACCATACCCCGCTAATTTCGTAAGGTTTGTCCGATCTGCTTTACAGTTACCGCGAATCATTACTGCATCTGCACCTATACATTGCTCCACATTCTCATCATTCATCAGTTCTGAAATAAGTGTTAAATCAAAGTTATATTTATTTAAGGAATTGAAAAATTCTACCTCTACGTCCCTTACACCGAAACATACTAATTGAATTGTCATTTTCATTACCTGCCTTTTGGTTATATTTTTGTTCATCCAATTCTTTTTGAACAGCCTCTATTAAGAAAAGATACTAAATCCCTTCATCAATTCAACAACTACTACCCATAGTGGCATTGCTACAACTCCCAAAATTGTTGACAGCAAGGAACAATTTGATGTTAAGAGCGCTTCTTTATCAAAGCTAATCGCAAATGCTGCAGCAACTGTTGCAGTAGGTGTTGCCATCATAATTACTGCAGTTGCCATCGCAACATGGTTGACTGGGAATATCCCCAACATACTTCCAGCTGTAATTAACGCTAAGATGAATGCCGGGACTAAGATAACTTTTACAGCACTATACTGCAAAGACGGTTTATCACGGAATGCATCTTTTAATGGAATTTCTGCAAGCTGTGCTCCAATCGCAATCCATGCAAGTGGAGAACAAAGCTTAGCAAGATAGTTCAATGTTTCAAACAACCATGGTGCTGTAACATCGATACGCAAGAATGCGGCAGAGACAGCTATTCCTTCAGCATTTGTTGCTTGCATCTGTGGAAGATAACCTTGGAACATCCATACAGCAAGACCTAGAAAGGTTGCAATGATAATTGGATTCATTAACATAGTTTTAATATTATCCTTTGTAAACTTCAGACCAGACATTTTAATATATCCATATGAGTACAAGAACACGCGATATGAAATGTTAAAAATAGATGCGTACATAATCCCTTCAGCACCATACATCACACCAACAATCGGAATACCGAAAAACGTTGTAGAACCGAAAATTGTTAGGACATGCAATACTTTGTTTTTATCTCCTGTAAAATTCATAAAGAAGAATTTACCCATAATAATTAACACAATATAGATGATAAAACCCCAAATTAATAAGTTAATTCCTTGTGTTAAGCTTTCTGTATCGATATCCTGCATAAAAGCTGTATATGCAAGCGCAGGGATTGATACACTCAATAGAAGCACACTCAGCATCTTAGATGTTTGTTTACTGATAATATCCTTTTTACGTAAATAGAATCCGAGCAATATAATCAAAACTGCAGAACTTACAGCACTAATTACCTTTGGGTTTGTAATTGTACTAGCAAAAACCTCTGCAAAATTCATAGCCGTTTCCTCCCTAATCTCAATTTAGACATGTTATATTGTGAATAATTTCACATGATATAACAAAAATAAAATGCTTTTACTTAATCCTTTATTTCAGAAAAACCGATAATAGCTAGGTTATTATCCAATGATCGCTAATTCCTATTATCATACTATACTTCCTTTGGGCCCGTTTTATTTGTGAATCATTTCACAATTTAATAATACAATATGCAATATCATTTAACAACCCTCTTTAAGATTTATTTATGTCTATTTTTTGACATGCACTAAATCTACTCCATTCACCA
This region of Oceanobacillus sp. FSL K6-2867 genomic DNA includes:
- a CDS encoding class I SAM-dependent methyltransferase gives rise to the protein MKQNKYDDAHFFAAYEKMPRSLNGLEGSGEWPLLKKLLPELKNKRVLDLGCGFGWHCRYARMEQAHSAVGIDISEKMLQRARELTDDPHIAYRQIPMEDIHFAADSFDVVFSSLAFHYVRAFKAICIKVHDCLTSGGKFVFSVEHPVFTARAEQDWWYDEQGNRLHWPIDHYQHEGIRHTPFLTEDVIKYHRTLATYINTLVDAGFTIKTVEENFATEEMIQKNPAMFDENRRPMFLLISAEKMM
- a CDS encoding SRPBCC family protein, which translates into the protein MHSYGTLHKVDERYKLRFEHDYAYSVEKVWDMVTQPQYFTQWYPFATGEMDLRIDGKIYFNDGEGTTYEAIIIKYNPPHFFAFREIDDLLSIELNTEGDGCRLLFEHIFDDASMSASVAAGWHRCLDVLGMIIEGKPVEWLDNAASLRENYMETFDL
- a CDS encoding VOC family protein, with translation MKINIITLAVHHLEKTAAFYRGVLQLPEDQVSKGEDHIAFFFDENFSLVLYPREEVASTTGQLNLNPSSNELILSSFVECRQDVDDILRRATLANGNVIKQGIANEWGYSGYFADPDGHVWEISTT
- a CDS encoding methyl-accepting chemotaxis protein, whose translation is MKEILNFKSIKHKIIFAFSFVILLVIVLGVYNYMAVKEINRNTTDIIENEVQKLIANMGMETTMANRISTARGFVLSGESDFKDRFAAYTEQGIKFENLARSVGVTEEFDDLIDKTVAWRTAIDEDVFNVYDSGDAELATENLNALTPVVREIMAGYEELAQSSEDDINQLGEEIILNGEQTQTIVVITSVLIVVLSIGAAFVTAGIISKPIKTVMERMKLIANGDLSQEVLRTNARDEVGQLVKATNEMAINTRDLLTQINVVSETVTSQSEELTQAANEVKSGSEQIATTMQELATGSETQANSASDLASIMGTFAVKVDEAHDNGGRVQRYSNEVLGMTSKGSELMTSSTEQMAKIDQIVQGAVTKVEGLDEQSQEISQLVSVIRDIADQTNLLALNAAIEAARAGEHGKGFAVVADEVRKLAEQVSVSVTDITGIVSNIQNESSLVVESLKDGYTEVEQGTSQIKITGETFHEISDSVSKMVDSINLVSDNLADIAVNSQKMNGSVEEIASISEEAAAGVEQTSASTQQTSSSMEEVAGSSEQLAQLAEELNGLVRRFKL
- a CDS encoding YuzF family protein gives rise to the protein MNEKWNLSDPYVYQALTGFQNKSLAVQTTHGSVRGILKKVMPDHIVIHMGGSPFYVRTAQIIWFQQLKGE
- a CDS encoding manganese catalase family protein, which gives rise to MMKRVNKIAIELPIPEHGDMNAAAAVQELMGGKFGEMSTLNNYMFQSFNFRGKKKLKPFYDLIASITAEEFGHVELVANAINLLSIGNTVPGDPDTAPLQNGKDARYSTHFTTTAQTAYPGDGMGRPWNGSYVNNSGTLVEDLLANYLLEIGARNHKMRVYEMTTHPTALEMIGYLLVRGGTHVIAYAKAIEVATGVEVGKMLPVPSLDNNQFDYARKFMDRGLFNVLYTWGEPEYRDINQIWKGANPETGDPLHVIDGMPEGAAVPDLPELPEQFAPGIDRDDYHRILKRLKSNM
- a CDS encoding 2-hydroxyacid dehydrogenase, with protein sequence MTIQLVCFGVRDVEVEFFNSLNKYNFDLTLISELMNDENVEQCIGADAVMIRGNCKADRTNLTKLAGYGIRYILTRTVGYNHIDLEAAAELELKVARVPAYSPNAISELALNLGINLLRNIPYTTAKTNQKDFTVDAMMFSKEIRKSTIGILGTGKIGLTTAKLFKGLGARIVAYDIYESEAARGIVEYLPLDEVLAVSDVVSAHVPHFKGVNDHFINEAFINKMKDGAVLINTSRGEIQDHAAILHALKENKLSGYGTDVFEGEKDFFFRKLTGEKLADPVIEELISLYPRVLVTPHIGSYTDEALTNMVEISYDNLHEYLMYGRCENEVPLPEIALV
- a CDS encoding AEC family transporter, with the translated sequence MNFAEVFASTITNPKVISAVSSAVLIILLGFYLRKKDIISKQTSKMLSVLLLSVSIPALAYTAFMQDIDTESLTQGINLLIWGFIIYIVLIIMGKFFFMNFTGDKNKVLHVLTIFGSTTFFGIPIVGVMYGAEGIMYASIFNISYRVFLYSYGYIKMSGLKFTKDNIKTMLMNPIIIATFLGLAVWMFQGYLPQMQATNAEGIAVSAAFLRIDVTAPWLFETLNYLAKLCSPLAWIAIGAQLAEIPLKDAFRDKPSLQYSAVKVILVPAFILALITAGSMLGIFPVNHVAMATAVIMMATPTATVAAAFAISFDKEALLTSNCSLLSTILGVVAMPLWVVVVELMKGFSIFS